A genomic stretch from Helianthus annuus cultivar XRQ/B chromosome 1, HanXRQr2.0-SUNRISE, whole genome shotgun sequence includes:
- the LOC110878483 gene encoding polygalacturonase, producing the protein MNNNLLKTACICFVFSYFLFSCNAASYNVVRFGARADGRTDSSQAFVRAWRAACASRSSSTVYIPRGVYMTKPVVFSGPCWSRILFRIDGTLVAPPNYWDMGNSGFWILFSKVSRLTVHGGVIDARGAKFWACRRSGSRCPPGVRSMSFLWSSNVVVSGLKSLYSQLIHLTVSNSNNILFEHLNVIAPSRSPNTDGIIIQSSTGVTIRNSLFRTGDDCIAVGPGSKNIWMEKIACGPGHGISIGSLGNSLNEAGVQNVTVTNAIFSKTQNGVRIKSWARDSKSYAKNVEFRNIVMRAVDNPIIIDQTYCPGNRCPRQTSGVEVSNVRYSNIKGTSTTVEAVKFECSVSRPCRGIQMRNIRLTTPNRATTSTCENARGWTSGLVWPRSCL; encoded by the exons ATGAATAACAACCTCCTAAAAACTGCTTGCATTTGCTTCGTATTTTCGTACTTTCTATTTTCTTGCAATGCAGCTTCTTACAATGTGGTTAGGTTTGGAGCTAGAGCAGACGGTCGAACAGACTCGAGCCAGGCGTTTGTAAGGGCATGGAGGGCTGCCTGCGCTTCAAGGAGCTCGAGCACGGTTTACATCCCAAGGGGGGTTTACATGACTAAACCAGTTGTGTTTAGTGGACCATGCTGGAGCCGGATCTTGTTTCGGATTGATGGCACCCTTGTTGCACCACCAAACTATTGGGACATGGGCAACTCCGGGTTCTGGATATTGTTCTCTAAGGTTTCGAGGTTAACGGTTCATGGTGGTGTCATCGATGCAAGAGGTGCGAAGTTCTGGGCTTGTCGGAGGTCCGGTAGTCGTTGCCCACCTGGAGTAAGG TCTATGTCATTCCTATGGTCAAGCAATGTGGTGGTTAGCGGGCTCAAGTCGCTATACAGTCAACTGATTCATCTTACCGTAAGCAACAGCAACAATATCCTGTTCGAACATTTGAACGTTATTGCCCCGAGTCGTAGCCCGAATACAGATGGTATCATCATTCAATCATCAACTGGTGTTACCATCAGAAATAGTCTTTTTAGGACGGGGGACGATTGTATCGCAGTAGGCCCCGGATCCAAAAACATATGGATGGAGAAAATCGCTTGCGGCCCGGGCCATGGTATTAG CATAGGTAGTTTGGGAAACAGTTTAAACGAAGCCGGAGTGCAAAATGTGACGGTGACAAACGCGATTTTCTCGAAAACACAAAACGGGGTGCGGATCAAGTCATGGGCACGGGATAGCAAGAGTTATGCAAAGAATGTAGAGTTCAGGAACATTGTAATGAGGGCAGTCGATAACCCGATCATCATCGATCAAACATACTGCCCAGGTAATCGATGCCCGCGACAG ACTTCCGGAGTTGAAGTGAGCAACGTGAGATACAGCAACATTAAAGGGACATCAACTACAGTGGAAGCAGTGAAGTTCGAGTGCAGTGTGAGCCGTCCATGTAGAGGGATTCAGATGCGTAACATTAGACTAACTACTCCGAATAGAGCAACCACCTCGACCTGCGAAAATGCTCGTGGTTGGACTTCGGGTCTGGTCTGGCCCCGAAGCTGCCTTTGA
- the LOC110931590 gene encoding uncharacterized protein LOC110931590, whose amino-acid sequence MHTRSSGPPDTSPFSEPEREFHRRLRQPHVLLPDLVFSVVMADRRTVADHISVAPTTVRSSITLPAVEANNWTIPPTLINTITHSVQFHGLRDEDPHAHLTRFGRVCSTFRLTGVTEEAIHLRLFPFSLTDQAAIWLDSLPQGAITTWNDLQSKFLQKYFPPAKTARLRNLIYAFTEQPGESFYETWDRFKALLNKCPHHGLEEWRVVEKFYNGVSEATKRLLDSTAGGNMMKTKTAAECLEMMEDLATSTYTEPGSEGVTTASRGIHTVDSSVALAAQVESLTKMVKDIQVKISSKCEVCRGGHETVDCPVGSEEELSFIQNQGRGQGYNSGWQPRQTSNWQGRNPPGFQPRQSLFQTPADGQSSGEPKSELSEFLKRNEESQSRTNKLLESIVMQGEARHQEQVKKNQEFELMFRNQGSTIKSLERTVGEMANRMTERPVGTFPSSTQTNPNATAKAVTTRSGRRVEEEKPVDEDEDPVDEEIEMETPAGKVHPRLRPASTAQSSGSSGEKEKEKEPLRVYKPTAPYPGRLLAKSDSEQYSRFLEMLKKLHVNLPFIEALSKMPKYAKFLKDLLTNKKKLEELSTVTLSEECSAVVQNKLPKKMTDPGSFTIPCLIGNLTVSHALADLGASINLMPYSIFAKLNLGEPSPTRMSLQLADRSVKFPRGIVENMLVKVDKFVFPVDFVILDMDEDSKVPLILGRPFLATARAVIDVLDGKLTLRVDDDAVTFDIQHSMKHTSQHDDTLYFIDTLMLHVGSFLGEVCGRESIETQMLGVDVEGIELTEFDLEQDSPLPSSEPSIGSEFSKVSEVFEVLERKTPEEKPSVEIPPPLELKELPSHLEYAFLGEGSQLPVIISSSLTEEEKERLMVVLRAHRHAIAWKLVDIKGINPSFCTHKILMEEEYRPVVQPQRRLNPNMQDVVKKEVLKLLDAGLIYPISDSAWVSPVQVVPKKGGMTVVVNEKNELIPTRTVTGWRVCIDYRRLNDATRKDHFPLPFIDQMLERLSGQQFYCFLDGFSGYFQIPIAPEDQEKTTFTCPYGTFAYRRMPFGLCNAPATFQRCMVAIFHELIEDSMEVFMDDFSVFGSSFDSCLHNLDRVLARCEETNLMLNWEKCHFMVHEGIVLGHKISHAGLEVDQAKIDTISKLPPPTSVKSIRSFLGHAGFYRRFIRDFSKIARPMTQLLEKDRPFVFDAECTRAFELLKERLVTAPILVAPDWSLPFEVMCDASDSAVGAVLGQRRDKHFHPIYYASKTLNDAQENYTTTEKELLAVVFACDKFRSYLVLSKTIIFTDHAALRYLFAKKDAKPRLIRWILLLQEFDIEIRDKKGAENVAADHLSRLENSESELSSGGAIGDSFPHEMLMYVRAQEEGYPWFADFANYLSTGELPHEMPYQQKKKFFADLKFYIWEDPYLFRIGADQMVRRCVTTPETRSILEHCHSGPAGGHFGGAYTAKRVFDSGFYWPTIFRDAHEFVRSCDACQRAGNISSRNEMPQNPIQVVEIFDIWGIDFMGPFPMSRGSRYILVAIDYVSKWVEAKALATNSARVVVKFLRELFARFGTPKAIISDRGTHFCNSQMEKVLKRYGVTHRLSTAYHPQTSGQVENANRGIKRILEKTVGQSRIDWADNLDDALWAFRTAYKTPIGTTPFRMIYGKACHLPVELEHRAYWALRKVNLDMDAAGKKRFFPDT is encoded by the coding sequence ATGCACACACGTTCCTCGGGCCCACCTGATACTTCACCATTCTCTGAACCCGAACGCGAGTTTCACCGTCGTTTACGCCAGCCACATGTACTTCTTCCTGATCTTGTCTTTTCTGTAGTTATGGCTGATCGTAGGACTGTTGCTGATCACATTAGTGTTGCTCCTACCACCGTTCGCTCGAGCATCACACTTCCTGCTGTAGAGGCGAACAACTGGACCATCCCACCCACCTTGATCAACACCATTACCCATTCGGTCCAGTTCCATGGTTTACGAGACGAGGACCCACATGCTCATCTGACTAGATTCGGTAGGGTCTGTAGTACTTTCCGCCTTACGGGCGTTACTGAGGAGGCCATTCACCTTCGTTTGTTTCCCTTCtcactcactgatcaggctgctATCTGGTTGGACTCCCTCCCACAGGGAGCAATCACTACTTGGAATGATCTTCAATCTAAATTCTTACAGAAATACTTCCCACCTGCAAAAACCGCTCGTCTTAGAAATCTCATCTACGCATTCACTGAGCAGCCGGGGGAGTCTTTCTACGAGACTTGGGATAGGTTTAAGGCACTGCTGAACAAGTGCCCTCACCATGGGCTTGAGGAGTGGAGAGTCGTGGAGAAATTCTATAATGGAGTTTCTGAAGCGACTAAGAGACTGCTTGACTCCACCGCAGGAGGAAACATGATGAAGACCAAGACTGCTGCTGAGTGTCTTGAGATGATGGAGGATCTAGCCACCAGTACTTATACCGAGCCAGGCTCCGAGGGCGTTACTACTGCCTCTAGGGGTATTCATACGGTGGATTCTAGCGTAGCTTTAGCCGCCCAGGTCGAGTCCTTGACAAAGATGGTCAAGGACATTCAGGTGAAGATTAGCTCTAAGTGTGAGGTGTGTAGAGGTGGGCATGAGACGGTAGATTGCCCGGTAGGATCTGAGGAGGAGTTGAGTTTTATACAGAACCAGGGACGAGGCCAGGGTTACAACTCTGGATGGCAGCCGCGCCAGACCTCGAACTGGCAGGGAAGGAATCCCCCTGGATTCCAACCACGTCAGAGTCTCTTTCAGACCCCTGCTGATGGACAGAGTAGTGGAGAGCCCAAGTCTGAGTTGAGCGAGTTCTTGAAGAGGAATGAGGAGAGTCAGAGTAGGACGAATAAACTCCTAGAGTCGATAGTGATGCAAGGTGAGGCTAGACATCAGGAGCAGGTCAAGAAAAATCAGGAGTTTGAGCTCATGTTTAGGAATCAGGGGTCCACCATAAAGAGTCTAGAGAGGACCGTTGGAGAGATGGCCAATAGGATGACTGAGAGGCCAGTAGGTACATTCCCTAGTAGCACCCAGACTAACCCAAACGCCACTGCAAAGGCAGTGACTACTAGGAGTGGTAGGAGAGTAGAAGAGGAGAAGCCGGTAGACGAGGACGAGGACCCGGTTGATGAGGAGATTGAGATGGAGACTCCTGCTGGCAAAGTGCACCCTAGgctgcgcccagcaagtacagcacagtCCAGCGGGTCTTCGGGAGAGAAGGAGAAGGAAAAGGAGCCACTTAGAGTCTATAAACCCACAGCTCCTTACCCTGGTAGGCTTTTAGCTAAGAGCGATTCTGAGCAGTATTCACGGTTCTTGGAGATGCTGAAGAAACTCCATGTGAACCTTCCTTTCATTGAGGCTCTGTCTAAAATGCCTAAGTACGCCAAGTTCCTAAAGGATCTTCTCACAAACAAGAAGAAACTAGAGGAGTTGTCTACTGTCACTCTTAGTGAGGAGTGTTCTGCAGTCGTGCAGAACAAGCTTCCTAAGAAGATGACTGATCCAGGGAGTTTCACCATTCCGTGTCTGATCGGAAATCTTACTGTCAGCCATGCGCTGGCTGACCTAggagctagcattaacctcatgccttaCTCCATTTTTGCTAAGCTCAATCTAGGCGAGCCATCTCCTACGCGCATGAGCCTTCAGCTCGCAGATCGATCTGTGAAGTTTCCACGTGGTATCGTAGAGAATATGCTTGTCAAGGTTGACAAGTTTGTTTTTCCGGTGGATTTCGTCATTCTTGATATGGACGAGGATTCTAAAGTTCCACTTATTTTAGGACGTCCATTCCTTGCTACTGCCCGAGCCGTCATTGATGTTCTTGACGGTAAGCTTACTCTCCGCGTCGACGATGATGCGGTCACCTTCGACATTCAGCATTCGATGAAGCATACGTCGCAGCATGACGACACTCTTTACTTTATAGACACTCTTATGTTACATGTAGGTAGTTTTCTTGGTGAGGTTTGCGGTAGAGAGTCTATAGAGACCCAGATGTTAGGGGTAGATGTCGAGGGCATTGAGTTGACCGAGTTCGACCTAGAGCAGGATTCACCACTACCATCGAGCGAGCCATCCATAGGATCCGAATTTTCTAAGGTTTCTGAGGTGTTTGAAGTGTTAGAGAGAAAGACACCTGAGGAGAAACCCTCAGTGGAGATACCCCCGCCTCTAGAGCTGAAGGAACTGCCATCTCATTTGGAGTATGCATTCCTTGGTGAGGGATCTCAGTTGCCCGTCATTATTTCATCGAGTTTGACGGAGGAGGAGAAGGAGAGACTGATGGTTGTTTTGAGGGCGCACAGGCATGCTATTGCCTGGAAGTTAGTAGACATCAAGGGTATTAACCCTTCCTTTTGCACCCACAAAATTCTTATGGAGGAGGAGTATAGACCGGTGGTACAGCCGCAGAGGAGGCTGAATCCCAATATGCAGGATGTCGTGAAGAAGGAGGTGTTGAAGCTGCTCGACGCCGGCCTGATTTACCCGATCTCTGATTCTGCATGGGTCAGCCCTGTCCAGGTAGTTCCCAAGAAGGGGGGTATGACTGTAGTGGTGAACGAGAAAAATGAACTGATACCCACCAGGACAGTCACCGGATGGAGAGTCTGCATTGACTACCGCAGACTCAATGATGCCACCCGCAAGGATCACTTTCCCTTGCCGTTTATTGATCAGATGCTTGAGCGACTGTCGGGGCAGCAGTTCTATTGCTTCCTTGACGGTTTTTCCggttatttccagattcccatCGCACCggaggatcaggagaaaaccacCTTTACATGCCCCTACGGCACCTTTGCGTACCGACGCATGCCGTTTGGACTATGTAATGCTCCGGCTACTTTCCAGCGCTGTATGGTGGCCATCTTTCACGAGCTTATCGAGGactccatggaggttttcatggacgacttttctgtTTTTGGGAGTTCCTTCGATTCGTGTCTGCATAATCTAGATCGAGTGCTAGCTCGTTGTGAGGAGACGAACCTGATGCTTAACTGGGAGAAGTGTCATTTTATGGTTCATGAGGGGATTGTGTTAGGTCACAAGATTTCACACGCGGGGCTTGAGGTGGATCAGGCCAAGATTGATACGATTTCTAAGCTCCCGCCGCCTACTTCTGTGAAATCTATTAGGAGCTTCTTAGGTCACGCAGGATTCTATCGCCGCTTTATTCGTGACTTCTCTAAGATAGCTAGGCCTATGACCCAGTTGTTGGAGAAGGACAGGCCATTTGTTTTTGATGCCGAGTGCACTAGGGCCTTCGAGTTGTTGAAGGAGAGGCTTGTTACTGCTCCCATTCTTGTGGCTCCCGATTGGAGTCTTCCGTTTGAAGTCATGTGTGACGCAAGTGATTCTGCCGTTGGAGCCGTTTTAGGGCAGCGTAGGGATAAGCATTTTCATCCCATCTATTACGCTAGCAAGACCCTAAACGATGCTCAGGAGAATTACACCACGACTGAGAAGGAGTTGTTAGCGGTCGTGTTTGCATGCGACAAGTTTCGGTCCTACTTAGTGCTTTCTAAGACCATTATTTTTACCGATCACGCTGCACTTAGGTACTTGTTCGCGAAGAAGGACGCGAAACCCAGGTTGATTAGGTGGATTCTCTTGCTCCAGGAGTTCGACATAGAGATTAGGGATAAGAAGGGAGCAGAGAACGTGGCTGCTGACCACCTATCTAGGCTTGAGAATTCGGAGAGTGAACTGTCTAGCGGGGGGGCAATAGGCGATTCCTTCCCACATGAGATGTTGATGTACGTGAGGGCCCAAGAAGAGGGCTATCCCTGGTTCGCAGATTTTGCGAACTACCTGTCCACAGGAGAGCTTCCACACGAGATGCCATACCAGCAGAAGAAGAAATTCTTTGCCGACCTTAAATTCTACATATGggaggatccttatttgtttaggATAGGTGCGGATCAGATGGTTAGGAGGTGTGTGACTACACCCGAGACTCGTAGTATTCTTGAGCATTGTCATTCGGGGCCCGCTGGTGGCCACTTCGGGGGAGCGTATACCGCTAAGCGAGTGTTTGATTcggggttttattggcccaccatCTTTAGGGACGCCCACGAGTTTGTTCGTAGTTGTGATGCTTGCCAGAGAGCCGGCAACATCTCATCCCGGAATGAAATGCCCCAAAACCCCATCCAGGTGGTTGAGATTTTTGATATCTGGggcatcgatttcatgggacccttccccaTGTCACGTGGGAGTCGTTACATCCTTGTAGCTATCGATTATGTGTCTAAGTGGGTAGAGGCGAAAGCTTTGGCCACTAATAGTGCTAGGGTTGTAGTGAAGTTTCTGAGAGAGTTGTTTGCTAGGTTCGGCACTCCTAAGGCCATCATTAGTGATCGTGGCACCCATTTCTGTAACTCGCAGATGGAGAAGGTGTTGAAGCGCTATGGGGTCACCCATCGGCTTTCGACtgcctatcaccctcagacgaGTGGACAGGTGGAGAATGCCAATCGTGGCATTAAGCGTATCTTGGAGAAGACTGTCGGACAGAGCCGCATTGACTGGGCCGACAATTTAGATGACGCACTCTGGGCTTTCCGTACTGCATATAAGACACCTATCGGGACCACACCCTTTAGGATGATCTATGGGAAAGCGTGTCATCTTCCGGTTGAGTTAGAACACCGGGCGTACTGGGCCTTGCGAAAGGTAAATCTTGATATGGACGCTGCGGGTAAGAAACGGTTTTTTCCAGATACATGA